In the genome of Nanoarchaeota archaeon, the window AGAATCATAAAAGAAACTGTTTCTGACGAACCTAAAGAGCCGAAAAAGAAAGGTGCGCCTATCGGACACCCAGGTACAACAAGAGAAACAAGCGAACCGGATAGTGAAAAAATAATTAATCCAACTTCTTGCCCAATTTGTAATGGGGTAAAACTCAGAATTTTAAAACCGAGAAAAAAGACTGTGGAAGATATAGAAATGATAAAACATACAACAGCTTACACTTATTTTGACTGTCAATGTGAAGAATGCAAAGCACGTTTTACAACAACTCATTCTGAAATGCCGATTGAAGGCAAATTCGGACCGAATATTTCTGCTTTATGGACTTTATTGCATTACAAAGGCACTATTCCGTTTGACAGGCTTTGTTCAATAAGTGCAAGCGGGTTTAAAATGCCTGTCAGTGTCGGTGGAATTCAAAACGTAATCTATAGAAATGCCAAAACATTCAAACCTGAATTTAATAAAATCTGGAAAAACGTATCCGAATCAAAATATGCAAAAAGCGACGAAACCGGCTATTCTTTCAACGGAGAACGTTATTGGGTGTGGAATATTTCTGCCGGAAATGATACTCTTGTTTTGATGCGAAAAAGCAGAGGATCAAAAGTCTTAAAAGAAGTTTTTGGAGAATTTTTTGACGGCGTTTTATTGAGCGATTGCTTCAGTGCATACGGCAAATTCAATGCAAAAGAGTATGCAAAATGTTGGGCGCATATTTTGGTAGCTGGACGGGATCTTGCAAAATACAGTTCCGAAGGAAAAGAATTATATGAGATTCTTTGCAGGATGTATGAATATATCAAAAATACAAAAAAGAATAATTTGGAAAATACGTATGCTGTGAAACAATGGATAAACAGGGCGATACGAAAATTTATTTTACTTTCCAAAACAGAATACGGTTCAAAAGCCGTTTTGAATCTGGCTTTGCGACTCGAAAAATACAAAGAGCAGTGGTTTACGTGCCTCAAATATCCCGAAGTTGAGCCGACAAACAACGGCTCGGAACGGGATATTAGAAAAATAGTTCTTTCAAGAAAAGTTTCTGGTTTGCACCGGAGCATTCTTGGAATCCGTTCAAGGGAAATTATGATGTCTGTTTTGCTTACCGAACAAAAGAACGGTCAAAATCCGTATGCGTATGTGCAGAACGGACTCAAGAACTACAATTCAGGTACTAATGGGAGCTAAATAGATACAAATATTGAAATGCCTGCAAGATATAAGGCAATTTCCCGAAAAACCTCCAAAGGTGCAAAATCATTCACTTCTCTTTAAATCATCCAAATCCCACGCAAGAAAGCCGCCTTTTCTAAGCGTTTCCTTGCCCTCTATCGTTTTCGCAAATATTGCAAAATATTCCTTTCTTTTGCCGCCATTCCATTCGACACGCTTGCTTTTTTCTTTCAAAACAGCAATCAGTTTTTCAGCATCCTTGCAGCTCAAGTCCTGCCACTTGCACTCGGCAAAGATAATTCCGTTGCCTTTCTCGTCAAGCGCAACAATATCGATTTCAACCGGCTTTCTCTCGCCAACGATTCGGTAATATCCGTACCAAGTCCCTATTTTTGTGAGATATATCGGCAGGAGATTCTTTGCATTTTGTTTCTTTAAAAAATCCCTGCAAATGCCTTCAAATGCAAAGGAAACGTGCTTTTCGAAATAGGTGCCAAGAATCTCTTTGAATTTTTTGTAATTGCCCTCTTCGATATAGCTTCTGTTCGGATAAATGAATTTAAACCAAAAATCCATAAAATTATCTTTTATTTTGTAAATCGTCTTTTTGGATCTTTTAGGCTCTGTTACCGGCGCAATTTTCTCAACATACTCAAGGCGCTCCAAAGTCGATATATATCTCGGAAGGGCTGTTGAAAGCATGCCGACACGGTTTGCTATTTCCGTCTGCTTTGTATTCCCTGCTGACATTGCGTCAAGCATAGAAAAATATGTTGAAGGATCCCGCAATTCCTCTTTGAGCAGAAGTTCGCCTTCCTCATATAGCATTTTGCCTTTTTTTGCGATTCTCTCAAGGATATTTTCGGATGCCGTTTTGCTTAAATCAAGTTCTGCAAGATAAAAAGGCACCCCGCCGGTTATTGCATATATCCTGACCGCCTCTTCAACAGACGCTCCCTTCGGAAAAAATTTAAGGGATTTTTCAAAATCCATGGGCCTGACTTTCCACTGCCCGGTTCTTCTGCCGTAAAGAGGGCTTTTATGGGCAAGCACCTCGCTTTCCATCATGTTTATGCTTGAGCCGCAAAGAACAAGCATTATTTTTGTGTTTGAAAGGCACTCATCCCAATATTTCTGAAAAATCGAGGTTATGTTAGGATTAGTATTTATGAGGTATGGGAATTCGTCTATGACAAGAAGAAATTTCTCCTTTTGCGCTTTTTCATTCAAATATATGAAAAGCGCACGCCACTCGGAAAAAGGCGACAATGTAAGGGCTGTGTCGCCAAGGCTCTCGCCAATCATCCTTGAAAGAAGCCTTATCTGCTCTGCTTCATTTCCCTTTGTGCAAAGGTAATATGTATGTTTTTTATTGTGCATAAAATGCTGGAGCAAATAAGTTTTACCCACACGCCTTCTGCCGTATAGGACGATTAATTGGCTTTTGCTCTCTGCATACGACGATTCCAAAAAAGATGTTTCTTCTTCCCGGTCTATTATACTAACATTATGCACCATAACATTATGTTGTAGTGCATAATATATAAAGATTTGTTGTAAACGACCTCTTTCTGTTATCTGCACTAATTAAGCACTCACAACCGCCAAACTAACGCCCAAAAGCGCAATCTTCTGCGCCAAGGTCCATGCGGTGAGCGCTTGCTGCAACTGCCCGAAACATTAAAGCACTTTATTCAGATCATTTATATCAAAAAGCAGAACGTTCGGCTCTTTTATATTTTCTTTAAAGCTCTTTGCGAATACCGCATAGTGCTCTTTTCTTTTTTCATTATTCCACTGCACATATTGAGCCTTTTCCTTTAAATCCGCTAAAATCTTCTTCGCATCAACTTTGTCCTGCCATTTGCACTCTGCAAATAAGATTTCTTTTGTGTTATCATTCAAGGCAACTAGGTCCATCTCATAAACATTCTTCCCTTTTTCGCCTTTGAATTTGCCCCACTGCCGGCCTATTTTTTCAAAAAAGCAAGGCAGCTTTTTCGAGGCATTCTGTTTTAGCACGAATTCCTTGCATACTTGCTCGAAACTCTGCCCGATAAAGGAGGAAATATCTGAATGTATCGTCTCCCTTATTACTTCGTAGTTCTTTATTTCATATGCGCTCATATTCCTATAGACGTATCTAAACCAAAACCTGAAAAAATTGTCTTTCAGAAAATATCTTCCCTTTTTGCTTCTTTCTGGATTTTTTTCAGTTACTGGCGCTTCTTTTGCCACAATGCCAAGCACCTTGGAAAGATTTTCAATATACGGCGTAAAAGAAGTTTCTTTTATTCCTGCATAATCGCATATCTCTTTGGCAGTATTTTTTCCCATCGAAATAGCAGTTATGATTGAATAGTATGATGGAACATCCCTTCCGAATTCTTCTATTAAAATATCTGAAACTTCGTCTTTTAGCGGCGCCATTTCCCGGAGTAATAGATGTTCTATTGATGTGGCGGTATTATTTATCTTGTAATCGCCCATCAACATATAATACATAGGAATTCCGCCGTATATGGCGTATAGTTTGATCTGCTCTTCAATGTCGGTTATGCCGAAATCTTTCAAAATACATCCGACTGTTTCAAAATCAAAGGGAGTTATGGTTAAAATATTGTGTGCTCTCTTAAACAAAGGCGCCTTTTGTTCGATGAATATCTTTCTTATCATTCCGACAGACGAGCCGGAAATTAAGAGAAATAATTTGCCTTTATGCGCATCCCAAACTTTTTGAATTTCGAAAATAACTGATGGCTCAATGGATAAAAACCGCTGGAATTCGTCTATGGCTACGATGATTCTTTTTTCCTTTGACGCATCGAAAAGAACGTTAAAAAAAGACGCCCAAGTGTCAATTTTGACATATTCCGGAAGAGATAGCTCGGAAGATAATATTGATGAAAACTCAGAAAGAAGCTCTGAACTCGTTTTTTTTGGATTTACAAAAAAATACATCCCTTTTGTTTTAGAGAAAAACTGATGAATCAGTTCTGTTTTTCCGACACGCCGCCTTCCGGTTAACACCATCAGTATTTTGTGAGTCTCAGATATTTTTTTGGCGGCTTCAAGCTCGTTCAGCTC includes:
- a CDS encoding ATP-binding protein; the encoded protein is MKFYDRENELNELEAAKKISETHKILMVLTGRRRVGKTELIHQFFSKTKGMYFFVNPKKTSSELLSEFSSILSSELSLPEYVKIDTWASFFNVLFDASKEKRIIVAIDEFQRFLSIEPSVIFEIQKVWDAHKGKLFLLISGSSVGMIRKIFIEQKAPLFKRAHNILTITPFDFETVGCILKDFGITDIEEQIKLYAIYGGIPMYYMLMGDYKINNTATSIEHLLLREMAPLKDEVSDILIEEFGRDVPSYYSIITAISMGKNTAKEICDYAGIKETSFTPYIENLSKVLGIVAKEAPVTEKNPERSKKGRYFLKDNFFRFWFRYVYRNMSAYEIKNYEVIRETIHSDISSFIGQSFEQVCKEFVLKQNASKKLPCFFEKIGRQWGKFKGEKGKNVYEMDLVALNDNTKEILFAECKWQDKVDAKKILADLKEKAQYVQWNNEKRKEHYAVFAKSFKENIKEPNVLLFDINDLNKVL
- a CDS encoding IS66 family transposase, producing the protein MCDKYSQKEVELLEKRIADLEKRCKDLEKIVTACTNSFIPSSKRIIKETVSDEPKEPKKKGAPIGHPGTTRETSEPDSEKIINPTSCPICNGVKLRILKPRKKTVEDIEMIKHTTAYTYFDCQCEECKARFTTTHSEMPIEGKFGPNISALWTLLHYKGTIPFDRLCSISASGFKMPVSVGGIQNVIYRNAKTFKPEFNKIWKNVSESKYAKSDETGYSFNGERYWVWNISAGNDTLVLMRKSRGSKVLKEVFGEFFDGVLLSDCFSAYGKFNAKEYAKCWAHILVAGRDLAKYSSEGKELYEILCRMYEYIKNTKKNNLENTYAVKQWINRAIRKFILLSKTEYGSKAVLNLALRLEKYKEQWFTCLKYPEVEPTNNGSERDIRKIVLSRKVSGLHRSILGIRSREIMMSVLLTEQKNGQNPYAYVQNGLKNYNSGTNGS
- a CDS encoding ATP-binding protein gives rise to the protein MVHNVSIIDREEETSFLESSYAESKSQLIVLYGRRRVGKTYLLQHFMHNKKHTYYLCTKGNEAEQIRLLSRMIGESLGDTALTLSPFSEWRALFIYLNEKAQKEKFLLVIDEFPYLINTNPNITSIFQKYWDECLSNTKIMLVLCGSSINMMESEVLAHKSPLYGRRTGQWKVRPMDFEKSLKFFPKGASVEEAVRIYAITGGVPFYLAELDLSKTASENILERIAKKGKMLYEEGELLLKEELRDPSTYFSMLDAMSAGNTKQTEIANRVGMLSTALPRYISTLERLEYVEKIAPVTEPKRSKKTIYKIKDNFMDFWFKFIYPNRSYIEEGNYKKFKEILGTYFEKHVSFAFEGICRDFLKKQNAKNLLPIYLTKIGTWYGYYRIVGERKPVEIDIVALDEKGNGIIFAECKWQDLSCKDAEKLIAVLKEKSKRVEWNGGKRKEYFAIFAKTIEGKETLRKGGFLAWDLDDLKRSE